In the genome of Candidatus Nanoarchaeia archaeon, the window GTCAGCTCAAAGAAATCCTTGACAGAGTCAATGCTGGCATGCTGTTTTCCTTGCTTCTGGCGCTCTGCCTGGTGCAGGACAAGCCCGAATCCAGCTGAGCTGTCGGAGAAAGCAGGGCAAAATATAGGGACCTTATGCTCATAGGCAACCTGGACTAAAGAATCCTTCTTTTTGGCGTGCTGCTTTAGATATCTTCCCATCTCAGCGATAATCTCACGGGAAGAATAGGGCTTCGGCTCAAGGCCATCAGCAATCTTCTTTATTGTTGAATCGCAGGCCTGCAATTGCTCTTCATCAATGTAAGTGTCATAGATGCGGTCGATGTAGAGGCTTCGCAGTATCGTATCGTCAGTGTGGCTTGTTCCCCTGTAATGCCGGAACCCGAGCGCCTCAAAAAAATCCATATCCACGATGCTCGCGCCTGTCGCCACAATCGCATCAACCATGTTGTATCTGACCATGTCCGCGTAAATCTTCATGCACCCTGCGGCACTCGTGCTTCCTGCGAGGGTGAGGATGATTGTGCATTCGGGGTCGTTCAGCATCATATTCAGAATCTCAGCCGCCCTTGCTGTCTCCCGTGAGGTGAAAGACATTTTTCCCATCGCATTGATGATGGGCGTTGCATCGAACGAAGTGATATCGATATGCTCAACGGGAGTTCTGAGAATGTCTCTTTTTTGAACACTCCTTTCAGCAGTTTTTTGCCCCATAGCTTTGGAGGAATTTTTCCTGAATTTAAAGTTTTGCTTTTTGGGTTGCCGCCAATACTCAAAAATGTTTCGCATTTTTGGTCGCTCCTTCGGAGCAGCTCGGCTCTGGCTGTTTTCAGCAAAGAGCGGCACCTCGCCCGTAAGGGACAACCCCCTCCGCTGCGCTTCCTTGGCTTGATCGATCCTCGCAAAAATGGCGGCAACCCAAAGCTTCCAGGAAACCTTTATATATCATCATCCCTTCCATCGTTTCATGAAAAGCTCTCGCATCGACAGCCAGAATATGTACGAAGTTCTGAAGGATTTTCCCAAGCAGATCGAACAGGCCTATGCCCTGGGCAAAGACATTATTCCGAAGCCGTTTGACCGGATTATCGTTGCAGGAATGGGAGGCTCAGCTCTTCCTGGCGGCATTCTTCAGGCCCTGCATCCAGCGCTTCCAATCACCCTAAGCAGAGGATACACTCTCCCTCCTTATGCTAACAAGAACACCCTGGTGTTTGTTATCTCGCATTCAGGAAACACTGAAGAGACCCTTGCCAGCCTCAGCGACGGGCTGAGCAAAGGCTGCCAGAATATCATCATAACCTCAGGAGGGGCGCTGCAGAAAATCGCCAAAGAGAAAAAACTTCCGCTTGTCCTTGTTCCCTCAGGCGGCCAGCCAAGGATGTCCTATGGCTATCTCTTCTTCCCCATCTTGAGAATCTTGGAGAACGCAAAAAAGATCCCTGATCAGGAGCAGGCTGTTGAGGAATCCATTGCAGTTCTTTCTGATCCAGCACTTGAGGATAACGGCAAGCGGATTGCCGAGAAGCTGAAAGATAAGATCCCTCTGATCTATTCCTCTGATTCCATGGCAATTGCTTCCTATAAATGGAAGATCAACTTTAATGAGAATACTAAGATTCTCGCGTTCTCAAATGTGCTTCCTGAGATGAATCACAATGAGATCAATGGGTTCAGCCACGCTGTTGGAGAGTACGTTGCGGTCATGCTCACCGATGATGAGGATCATGAGCGTGACAAGAATCATGAGCGTATCGGGAAGCGCATGGCAATCACCAAAGGGCTTATTGGGAAGGCAGGGTTCAGCGCAGAGATCGTATCAAGCCGTGGAAAAAGCCTTATGGCAAGGCTATTCTCACTCATCATTATGGGAGACTGGGCTTCGTACTTACTAAGCCTTGCCTATGGACGAGACCCCTCGCCTGTTCCTGTGATTGAGGATCTCAAGAAGCAGCTGAGACAGTAAGCCCACGGAGTACTAAGTACTATGATCATACAATCCGTACGTCTTCATAACATTCGGAGCTATGTGGATGAGCGGATCAGCTTCCCTGCAGGCTCCTGCCTTCTCTCAGGGGACATTGGATCCGGAAAGAGCACAATCCTCCTTGCCCTCGAATTCAGCCTGTTTGGAGCAAAGCGCGGCTCAGGGGAGCTGCTCCTCCGGCATGGAGCAAGGGAAGGAAGCGTCGATGCATCGCTGTTGATTGATGCTAAGAATGTCCATATCAAGCGAAGCCTCAGGCGGATGCAGGATGGGGTGAAGCAGGATTCAGGCTATATCATTGTTGATGGAATGAAAAAAGAGGGCACTCCTGTGGAGCTGAAGGCTGAGGTGCTTTCCCTCCTTGGGTATCCAAAAGACATGATAAGCAAGAGCAAGGATACTATATACCGCTTCACTGTCTATACTCCTCAGGAGGAGATGAATGCTATCCTTGCTGATGAAAGCGAGGCCAGGCTGGAGACCTTGCGCAGAGTATTTGGAATAGACAGGTACAAGGCCATAGCACTCAATGCAGGGATTGTGCTGCGGCATGTCAAGGACCAGCGTAAGTTCCTCATGAAGGATGCTGGTCTTGGAGAGCTGATACAGCGGAAGTCAGAGCTGCTGGGAGAAATTGAACAGTTCTCCCAGAAAGCCGCAGAGTTAGATTCTCAGGTGAAGACCGTTAAGGCCATGCTGATGGGATGCAGGCAGGAAGAAACGAAGATAAGCCACGAACTCCAGCAGTTTCTTTTCCTGCAGAAAACGCACGAGTTACGGCAAGCTGAGCTTAGCCACAAGACGCAGCTGCGTGATGAGGCTCTGCTGGAACTCAATCGCCTTGGCTCAGAAACAGAGGCCATTCAAAAGCAAATCGCCGCCTTGCCTTCAGAAGATGTCCAGGCAGCACGGCAGCAGAAAGAGGCTGAGGTTCTGCAGTTTCGTGAAAAGAAGGCCAGGCTTGAAGAACAGGGGAGTCAGCTGCAGGCGAGGCTGGCCAGCCTGGAGCCTGGCAGCATTGCGCCTCCAGACCTCTCCATCCTCCAGGAAATGCAGAGGTCGCTTGGAGCTAAAACCTCAATGCGAAGAGGCTACGAGAGTGAGTTGAGAGAGGCCCAAAAAGGCCTTAGGGAGATCCAGAACTCTATCGCTGAGGCCTCCATCCAAGAGAAAAATGCAAGAGAGACCCTGGACATAAAGTTAATGAGCACCTGCCCCCTCTGCAGGCAAGCCATATCCCACCAGCACAAGGAGAATGTAGCAGACAAGGCTAGGAGTGAGATTGCAGAGGCCCAGAAACAGCTTGAGGAGCTCCGTAAAAAGGAAAACCTTATCATGGCAAGGGCCAGCTCTGCAGAGATGCTTGTTCGGGAGGCGCTCAGTGCAGGCCGTGAGCACGAGCAGGTGAGCGAGCGCCTGAAGTCAGCTCAGGCTTTGCTGGACCAGATCTCCCTCCGTCAGGCAGAATCTGCCAAAGTCGCAAGCCAGCTTACCAGCATCGTTGAGCAGCTGGAGAAACTGCCAAGTCTTGAGCCTTTAGAGCATGAGCTTGCTGATCTTCGGCAAAAGGAGCGGGCATATGCATTGAGATCCCAATACCATCTCCTCGTTGCTGAAAAAGCCAAGCGGATGCAGCAAGTAACCCTTCGTTCCGCTGAAGTCCAGGACTCTGTCCAAAAACTCAGCAGCGAACTGCTTGACCTGAAGGAAAAGCTGAACCTCCTTGGAGGCATTCAGCAGAAGTCAGAGGACGTGAAGAAAAAGATTGAGGAGCTGCGCCAGACAGAAAAGAGGCTCGAGCTTGAGCAGCAAGGCTACCAGCACCAGAAGGCATCAAGCGAAAGGCTGTTGGGGCTGGTGGAGAAGGACATTGCAGCCAGGATGGCGGCTCAGGCCAAGGCAGAGAAGCTTGGAAGAGCCCAGGAATGGGCAGAGAAAACATTCCTTCCCCTGATGCAGTCGATGGAGAAGCATGTCCTCCTTTCTATCTATGCTGAGTTCAACCGCTTTTTCCAGGACTGGTTTGCCACCTTGATCGAGGACGACCGCCTGAGCGTGCGCCTGGATGACAGTTTCTCCCCCGTCATTGAACAGAATGGCTTTGAAACAACCTTTGACCATCTCAGCGGAGGCGAGAAGACGAGCTGCAGCCTGGCCTATCGGCTGAGCCTCAACAAGGTAATCAACGACATGATTGGCGGAATCAAGACAAAAGACATCATCATCCTTGACGAGCCGACCGACGGCTTCAGCGCAGAGCAGCTCGACAGGGTCAGGGATGTCCTGGACCAGATCGGAGTGAAGCAGGTCATCCTGGTAAGCCATGAGTCAAAGATTGAGAGCTTTGTCGAACACATTGTCCGGATCGAGAAGGAAGAGCATGTCAGCAGGGTCAGTGCATGACGCTGTATCTCCATCCTTTTCCCACTCCCCACACGACACCCTCCCGTGAGATATTTAAAGCAGTAACGCACGTTTCTTGGTATGCTTGAGTCCAGCTTCATCATCCTTGAGGGAATAAGCTATCGCAAGGAACAGAGGCTCTGGGAGCAGGGCATCCGGAGCTGGAACGATTTTATTGCTGCAGATGCAATTCCAGGCATCTCCTCCAGGTCAAAATCCTTCTATAACCGCAAGCTTGCAGAGGCAAAGCAGCAGCTGGCAGCAGAAAATGCAGGATACTTCTGTGATATCCTGCCATCAAGCCAGGCATGGAGGCTCTATGAACGCTTCAAAGATGACGCTGTCTTTCTCGATATCGAGACAACCGGACTCTCAAGGCAGGATATGCTTACGGTGGTTGGTCTTTATGACGGATGGAGCACAAAGACCATGATTAGCCAGATCAACCTCAATATCCCCCGCCTGAAGCAAACGCTTTCTAGGTATAAATTGCTTGTCACCTTTAATGGATCAAGCTTTGATCTCCCTTTTTTGAGGAAGAGATACCCTGGCCTGATCCCGCATATCCCTCATCTCGACATCAGGACTGCCAGCAGGATTGCAGGCCTTGATGGGGGCTTAAAGGCAATAGAGAAGATCTTTGGCCTTGCGAGGAGGAAGGTCATTGAGGACTTTCATGGAGGCGATGCAGTCCTCCTCTGGAGGATGTACAAGGCAACCGGAGATGATTACTACCTCAATCTCCTGGTAGAATATAATGAAGAGGATGTGGTTAACCTCAAGTATATTGCTGATGCAGTTGTCAGTTCGCTGAAATGTCAAGTTTATAAACCGCTTGCCATAAACCCTTAGTATGAGAATGGCAAAGCTTCAGGAATGCCTGAAATCAGAAACCTACAGCATCCCCCTTCCTCTCTCAAAGAAAGCCACTGTCGTTGTTTTGCAAACTTCCGAAAGGAAAACCATCAGCCTTGTCTTTGGGAAGGGCCCATCCCTTATCCTGGATATAACTCCTGGGTATCATACCCGGGGCAGGACGCTTAGCAGCCTCGAATCCTGCACGAATGGCATTCATGATGGCTATGCTGGTTCAGCCGATATGCTTCCGAAATTATCCGTTTCTAAGATTGGAGGTTC includes:
- a CDS encoding deoxyhypusine synthase family protein, translated to MGQKTAERSVQKRDILRTPVEHIDITSFDATPIINAMGKMSFTSRETARAAEILNMMLNDPECTIILTLAGSTSAAGCMKIYADMVRYNMVDAIVATGASIVDMDFFEALGFRHYRGTSHTDDTILRSLYIDRIYDTYIDEEQLQACDSTIKKIADGLEPKPYSSREIIAEMGRYLKQHAKKKDSLVQVAYEHKVPIFCPAFSDSSAGFGLVLHQAERQKQGKQHASIDSVKDFFELT
- a CDS encoding bifunctional phosphoglucose/phosphomannose isomerase, with protein sequence MKSSRIDSQNMYEVLKDFPKQIEQAYALGKDIIPKPFDRIIVAGMGGSALPGGILQALHPALPITLSRGYTLPPYANKNTLVFVISHSGNTEETLASLSDGLSKGCQNIIITSGGALQKIAKEKKLPLVLVPSGGQPRMSYGYLFFPILRILENAKKIPDQEQAVEESIAVLSDPALEDNGKRIAEKLKDKIPLIYSSDSMAIASYKWKINFNENTKILAFSNVLPEMNHNEINGFSHAVGEYVAVMLTDDEDHERDKNHERIGKRMAITKGLIGKAGFSAEIVSSRGKSLMARLFSLIIMGDWASYLLSLAYGRDPSPVPVIEDLKKQLRQ
- a CDS encoding SMC family ATPase, whose amino-acid sequence is MIIQSVRLHNIRSYVDERISFPAGSCLLSGDIGSGKSTILLALEFSLFGAKRGSGELLLRHGAREGSVDASLLIDAKNVHIKRSLRRMQDGVKQDSGYIIVDGMKKEGTPVELKAEVLSLLGYPKDMISKSKDTIYRFTVYTPQEEMNAILADESEARLETLRRVFGIDRYKAIALNAGIVLRHVKDQRKFLMKDAGLGELIQRKSELLGEIEQFSQKAAELDSQVKTVKAMLMGCRQEETKISHELQQFLFLQKTHELRQAELSHKTQLRDEALLELNRLGSETEAIQKQIAALPSEDVQAARQQKEAEVLQFREKKARLEEQGSQLQARLASLEPGSIAPPDLSILQEMQRSLGAKTSMRRGYESELREAQKGLREIQNSIAEASIQEKNARETLDIKLMSTCPLCRQAISHQHKENVADKARSEIAEAQKQLEELRKKENLIMARASSAEMLVREALSAGREHEQVSERLKSAQALLDQISLRQAESAKVASQLTSIVEQLEKLPSLEPLEHELADLRQKERAYALRSQYHLLVAEKAKRMQQVTLRSAEVQDSVQKLSSELLDLKEKLNLLGGIQQKSEDVKKKIEELRQTEKRLELEQQGYQHQKASSERLLGLVEKDIAARMAAQAKAEKLGRAQEWAEKTFLPLMQSMEKHVLLSIYAEFNRFFQDWFATLIEDDRLSVRLDDSFSPVIEQNGFETTFDHLSGGEKTSCSLAYRLSLNKVINDMIGGIKTKDIIILDEPTDGFSAEQLDRVRDVLDQIGVKQVILVSHESKIESFVEHIVRIEKEEHVSRVSA
- a CDS encoding ribonuclease H-like domain-containing protein, which gives rise to MLESSFIILEGISYRKEQRLWEQGIRSWNDFIAADAIPGISSRSKSFYNRKLAEAKQQLAAENAGYFCDILPSSQAWRLYERFKDDAVFLDIETTGLSRQDMLTVVGLYDGWSTKTMISQINLNIPRLKQTLSRYKLLVTFNGSSFDLPFLRKRYPGLIPHIPHLDIRTASRIAGLDGGLKAIEKIFGLARRKVIEDFHGGDAVLLWRMYKATGDDYYLNLLVEYNEEDVVNLKYIADAVVSSLKCQVYKPLAINP